Proteins encoded by one window of Cyclobacteriaceae bacterium:
- a CDS encoding sigma-70 family RNA polymerase sigma factor, producing the protein MQNGRYIGSMLNEKELIEGCRKGSRAAQRALYDRFCKKLMVVCLRYSKSTAEAEDILQEGFVKVFQGLDGFRQDAKLETWMTRIMVNTALNHHRKKLYLYPMVDIEKTDHQEAPESLSGLHFTELLAMIQSLPQGCQIVFNLFAIEGYSHKEIAEMLGISEGTSKSQFARARALLQEKLKAESKQYKAYGEGRF; encoded by the coding sequence ATGCAAAACGGCCGTTATATCGGGAGCATGCTCAATGAAAAGGAGCTTATTGAAGGTTGCCGCAAAGGGAGCAGGGCTGCTCAGCGGGCTTTGTACGACCGTTTTTGCAAGAAACTGATGGTGGTTTGTCTTCGGTATTCGAAATCAACAGCGGAGGCTGAAGACATATTACAAGAGGGCTTTGTTAAGGTTTTTCAGGGTTTAGATGGTTTTAGGCAAGACGCTAAACTTGAAACGTGGATGACGAGAATTATGGTGAACACGGCCCTCAACCACCATCGTAAAAAGCTTTACCTGTATCCGATGGTGGATATTGAAAAAACCGATCACCAGGAAGCACCCGAGAGTCTGTCCGGCTTGCACTTTACCGAGTTGCTCGCCATGATTCAATCCCTGCCACAGGGTTGCCAGATTGTATTCAACCTATTTGCTATTGAAGGATACAGCCATAAAGAAATTGCAGAGATGCTGGGAATCTCTGAAGGAACTTCCAAGTCGCAGTTTGCCCGTGCAAGAGCCCTCTTACAGGAAAAACTAAAAGCAGAATCAAAACAGTACAAAGCATATGGAGAAGGGAGATTTTGA
- a CDS encoding DUF5103 domain-containing protein — translation MKKYAFILLLFSACTPIPYGSTGSNTTKNLLLTDYVYEANIKTVRLFRAENDPFSQQFPAVARIGQTNLILEFDDLHTERDNYYFRIIHCNQNWTKSSLMDLDFLTDYNEFPINNFEFSLDTWIPYVHYWAQMPLVKLPGNYVVVVYRGSDKEDIILSKRFMVYDPRVVFLRDGGIMSSGVSAVRNQQINFTLNYKNIELINPIETVNVTVRQNQRWDNLVQEVKPAFVRENVQELEYRFFDEKNMFKGGNEFRFFDLRSLIYPGRNVAYMDKNRSPWVAYIEKDKNRSDEAYSQYPDYNGNYLIDNYDYRRVNAANYVNVAFTLSSPPVDGEVFVTGAFTQWNQGRENKMQYDSAKREYTTSALLKQGWYDYQYVVKSKTLPPWHFEGTHFQTENLYEVFVYYRSFQPLADLLIGYQVFSENGR, via the coding sequence ATGAAGAAATACGCTTTTATCCTGCTCCTGTTTAGTGCTTGTACCCCAATTCCTTATGGCAGTACAGGCTCAAACACAACCAAAAACCTGCTTTTAACCGATTACGTGTACGAGGCAAACATTAAAACGGTTCGGCTTTTCCGGGCAGAAAATGATCCTTTTAGCCAACAATTTCCGGCTGTGGCCCGAATCGGGCAAACCAACCTCATTTTGGAGTTTGACGACCTGCATACGGAACGGGATAATTACTACTTCCGGATTATTCACTGCAACCAAAACTGGACGAAGTCATCGCTGATGGATCTGGACTTTTTAACCGACTACAACGAATTCCCCATCAATAATTTTGAATTTTCATTGGATACGTGGATACCCTATGTGCACTACTGGGCACAAATGCCATTAGTAAAACTTCCGGGCAATTATGTGGTGGTCGTGTATCGTGGTTCTGATAAAGAAGACATTATCCTAAGCAAGCGCTTTATGGTCTACGATCCGCGTGTGGTGTTTCTTCGTGATGGAGGAATCATGAGTTCAGGTGTTTCAGCGGTGCGTAATCAGCAAATCAATTTTACGTTGAACTATAAGAATATTGAACTTATCAATCCCATAGAAACGGTTAATGTTACCGTTCGACAAAATCAACGGTGGGATAACCTGGTACAGGAAGTTAAGCCAGCCTTTGTACGGGAGAATGTGCAGGAACTGGAGTACCGGTTCTTCGATGAGAAAAATATGTTTAAAGGTGGCAATGAATTTCGCTTTTTCGATTTACGATCACTCATTTATCCAGGAAGAAACGTGGCGTATATGGACAAGAACCGATCACCTTGGGTGGCTTACATTGAAAAAGATAAGAATCGTTCCGATGAAGCTTACTCGCAATACCCGGATTACAATGGAAATTATTTAATCGATAACTACGACTACCGGAGAGTGAATGCAGCGAATTATGTAAACGTAGCCTTTACCCTTTCTTCTCCCCCGGTTGATGGGGAGGTGTTTGTTACCGGTGCCTTTACGCAATGGAATCAAGGCCGCGAAAATAAAATGCAATACGACTCGGCTAAACGCGAGTACACTACATCTGCCCTATTGAAACAAGGCTGGTACGATTACCAGTACGTAGTCAAATCAAAAACATTACCCCCCTGGCATTTTGAAGGAACGCATTTCCAAACCGAAAATTTATACGAGGTATTTGTTTACTACCGGTCGTTTCAACCTTTGGCAGATCTGTTGATCGGGTACCAGGTGTTTAGTGAGAATGGGAGGTGA
- a CDS encoding fibronectin type III domain-containing protein, with amino-acid sequence MIKDKLRIVCSLLLVSAITLTISCSEEGDPDVELTEAPEIASATAVTGTSFTANWQAVTGAKFYVLEVSENVEFTVPLAGYAAKQVTGTSHDVTGLNADKKYFYRVRAGNSLGETANSRIAPVRPINKTLLYNTLWLGDEVKSDVGSIILFDLYFNSNGNYNAFLFGSEFTNGTWQWQGDTNVMNIQSGTGNFSFTWVDVGDTYCRAYASAITENLIFYDE; translated from the coding sequence ATGATAAAAGATAAATTAAGAATTGTTTGCAGTTTGTTGTTGGTTAGTGCCATTACACTAACCATCTCCTGCTCGGAAGAGGGCGACCCCGATGTTGAACTCACGGAAGCACCCGAGATTGCCTCAGCTACTGCCGTAACCGGCACCTCCTTTACCGCCAACTGGCAAGCTGTAACCGGTGCAAAGTTTTACGTGCTGGAGGTAAGTGAAAACGTAGAGTTTACTGTGCCGTTAGCGGGCTATGCCGCCAAACAGGTAACCGGTACTTCGCATGATGTTACCGGGCTCAACGCAGATAAAAAGTATTTCTACCGCGTGCGGGCCGGCAATAGCCTGGGCGAAACAGCCAACTCGCGCATTGCTCCGGTACGGCCCATCAACAAAACACTGTTGTACAACACCCTGTGGTTGGGAGACGAAGTAAAGTCGGATGTGGGCAGCATTATTTTATTTGACCTGTACTTCAACAGTAACGGTAACTATAATGCTTTCCTGTTTGGATCAGAATTTACCAATGGAACCTGGCAATGGCAGGGCGATACCAATGTAATGAACATACAGTCAGGCACCGGCAACTTTTCCTTTACCTGGGTTGATGTGGGTGATACCTATTGCCGCGCGTATGCCTCTGCCATTACTGAAAACCTTATTTTTTATGATGAGTAG
- a CDS encoding RHS repeat-associated core domain-containing protein — protein sequence MQTLDFKHYELTNHLGNVLSVVTDNINISPDSAFAKIVAATDYYAFGSEMPGRTYSGGGEEGAGAYRYGFNGKEKDTENTWGDTSYDYGFRIYNPRYGKFLSVDPLTKSYPMLTPYQFASNRPIDGIDLDGLEYVRRVHIVAGNGAIIHTEDYVYYKMSENELAAHGGTPAGRYNAGGHGPRGEGVLHQFINASGELLKERWDLERNSAVASAQTHGLYSGGGSITQQGNGFDYDFSWQPIDIADAIAKAHDIEYSEAVKIGGPSQGYVEDVRTLQADIKMVERVNRALKGETAEKLGIETPWRTGKMSGETIAALQGQKTFIGMLALWKNWKSNQQNQGSNITIFNDGDTQKFINDVSGNKLQREAEKIYRKGVVAILREAERARTKQGE from the coding sequence ATGCAAACACTTGACTTTAAACACTACGAACTCACCAACCACCTGGGCAACGTGCTGAGCGTGGTAACCGACAACATCAACATCTCGCCTGACAGCGCCTTTGCCAAAATTGTAGCCGCTACCGACTACTATGCCTTTGGCAGCGAAATGCCCGGCCGCACATACAGCGGGGGAGGTGAGGAGGGGGCCGGGGCCTACCGCTACGGCTTTAACGGCAAAGAAAAAGACACCGAAAACACCTGGGGCGATACCAGCTATGACTACGGCTTTAGAATTTATAACCCGCGCTATGGTAAGTTTTTAAGTGTGGATCCGCTCACGAAAAGTTACCCGATGCTAACGCCTTATCAATTTGCTTCTAACCGACCGATTGACGGAATTGATTTGGATGGATTGGAGTACGTAAGACGTGTACATATTGTAGCAGGAAATGGAGCTATAATCCACACCGAAGACTATGTGTATTATAAAATGAGTGAGAATGAATTGGCTGCTCATGGAGGAACTCCTGCAGGTAGATACAACGCAGGTGGGCATGGTCCACGAGGTGAAGGAGTCCTACATCAATTTATAAATGCTAGCGGTGAGTTACTCAAAGAAAGGTGGGACCTGGAAAGAAATAGCGCAGTTGCATCTGCTCAGACCCATGGGCTATATTCAGGAGGTGGCTCCATTACCCAACAAGGAAATGGATTCGACTATGATTTTAGTTGGCAACCTATTGATATTGCTGACGCGATTGCTAAGGCTCATGATATTGAATATTCTGAAGCTGTCAAAATTGGAGGTCCATCTCAAGGTTATGTTGAAGATGTTAGAACGTTACAAGCTGATATTAAAATGGTAGAACGAGTAAATAGAGCTTTAAAGGGAGAAACGGCAGAAAAACTAGGAATAGAAACTCCATGGAGAACAGGTAAGATGTCTGGTGAAACAATTGCAGCATTGCAAGGTCAAAAAACATTCATAGGGATGTTAGCATTATGGAAAAATTGGAAATCAAATCAGCAGAACCAAGGGAGTAACATTACGATATTTAATGATGGGGATACTCAAAAGTTTATCAATGATGTTTCAGGTAATAAACTGCAACGTGAGGCTGAGAAAATTTATAGAAAAGGAGTAGTTGCAATATTACGTGAAGCCGAGAGAGCAAGAACTAAGCAAGGAGAATAA